In a single window of the Mus musculus strain C57BL/6J chromosome 6, GRCm38.p6 C57BL/6J genome:
- the Spsb2 gene encoding SPRY domain-containing SOCS box protein 2 isoform X1, with translation MGQTALARGSSSTPTSQALYSDFSPPEGLEELLSAPPPDLVAQRHHGWNPKDCSENIDVKEGGLCFERRPVAQSTDGVRGKRGYSRGLHAWEISWPLEQRGTHAVVGVATALAPLQADHYAALLGSNSESWGWDIGRGKLYHQSKGLEAPQYPAGPQGEQLVVPERLLVVLDMEEGTLGYSIGGTYLGPAFRGLKGRTLYPSWRNHNPFCT, from the exons ATGGGCCAGACGGCCCTGGCAAGGGGCAGCAGCAGCACCCCTACCTCGCAGGCTCTGTACTCGGACTTCTCTCCTCCCGAGGGCTTGGAGGAGCTCCTGTCTGCTCCCCCTCCTGACCTGGTTGCCCAACGGCACCACGGCTGGAACCCCAAGGATTGCTCCGAGAACATCGATGTCAAGGAAGGGGGTCTGTGCTTTGAGCGGCGCCCTGTGGCCCAGAGCACTGATGGAGTCCGGGGGAAACGGGGCTATTCGAGAGGTCTGCACGCCTGGGAGATCAGCTGGCCCCTGGAGCAAAGGGGCACACACGCCGTGGTGGGCGTGGCCACCGCCCTCGCCCCGCTGCAGGCTGACCACTATGCGGCGCTTTTGGGCAGCAACAGCGAGTCCTGGGGCTGGGATATTGGGCGGGGAAAATTGTATCATCAGAGTAAGGGCCTCGAGGCCCCCCAGTATCCAGCTGGACCTCAGGGTGAGCAGCTAGTGGTGCCAGAGAGACTGCTGGTGGTTCTGGACATGGAGGAGGGGACTCTTGGCTACTCTATTGGGGGCACGTACCTGGGACCAGCCTTCCGTGGACTGAAGGGGAGGACCCTCTATCCCTCT TGGAGGAACCACAATCCCTTCTGCACCTGA
- the Spsb2 gene encoding SPRY domain-containing SOCS box protein 2 isoform X2, translating to MGQTALARGSSSTPTSQALYSDFSPPEGLEELLSAPPPDLVAQRHHGWNPKDCSENIDVKEGGLCFERRPVAQSTDGVRGKRGYSRGLHAWEISWPLEQRGTHAVVGVATALAPLQADHYAALLGSNSESWGWDIGRGKLYHQSKGLEAPQYPAGPQGEQLVVPERLLVVLDMEEGTLGYSIGGTYLGPAFRGLKGRTLYPSVSAVWGQCQVRIRYMGERRVEEPQSLLHLSRLCVRHALGDTRLGQISTLPLPPAMKRYLLYK from the exons ATGGGCCAGACGGCCCTGGCAAGGGGCAGCAGCAGCACCCCTACCTCGCAGGCTCTGTACTCGGACTTCTCTCCTCCCGAGGGCTTGGAGGAGCTCCTGTCTGCTCCCCCTCCTGACCTGGTTGCCCAACGGCACCACGGCTGGAACCCCAAGGATTGCTCCGAGAACATCGATGTCAAGGAAGGGGGTCTGTGCTTTGAGCGGCGCCCTGTGGCCCAGAGCACTGATGGAGTCCGGGGGAAACGGGGCTATTCGAGAGGTCTGCACGCCTGGGAGATCAGCTGGCCCCTGGAGCAAAGGGGCACACACGCCGTGGTGGGCGTGGCCACCGCCCTCGCCCCGCTGCAGGCTGACCACTATGCGGCGCTTTTGGGCAGCAACAGCGAGTCCTGGGGCTGGGATATTGGGCGGGGAAAATTGTATCATCAGAGTAAGGGCCTCGAGGCCCCCCAGTATCCAGCTGGACCTCAGGGTGAGCAGCTAGTGGTGCCAGAGAGACTGCTGGTGGTTCTGGACATGGAGGAGGGGACTCTTGGCTACTCTATTGGGGGCACGTACCTGGGACCAGCCTTCCGTGGACTGAAGGGGAGGACCCTCTATCCCTCTGTAAGTGCTGTTTGGGGCCAGTGCCAGGTCCGCATCCGCTACATGGGCGAAAGAAGAG TGGAGGAACCACAATCCCTTCTGCACCTGAGCCGCCTGTGTGTGCGCCATGCTCTGGGGGACACCCGGCTGGGTCAAATATCCACTCTGCCTTTGCCCCCTGCCATGAAGCGCTATCTGCTCTACAAATGA
- the Tpi1 gene encoding triosephosphate isomerase, with product MAPTRKFFVGGNWKMNGRKKCLGELICTLNAANVPAGTEVVCAPPTAYIDFARQKLDPKIAVAAQNCYKVTNGAFTGEISPGMIKDLGATWVVLGHSERRHVFGESDELIGQKVSHALAEGLGVIACIGEKLDEREAGITEKVVFEQTKVIADNVKDWSKVVLAYEPVWAIGTGKTATPQQAQEVHEKLRGWLKSNVNDGVAQSTRIIYGGSVTGATCKELASQPDVDGFLVGGASLKPEFVDIINAKQ from the exons ATGGCGCCTACCAGGAAGTTCTTCGTTGGGGGCAACTGGAAGATGAACGGGAGGAAGAAGTGCCTGGGAGAACTCATCTGCACCCTGAACGCAGCCAACGTGCCGGCAGGCACCG AGGTGGTTTGTGCACCGCCCACCGCTTACATCGACTTTGCCAGACAGAAGCTGGATCCCAAAATTGCTGTGGCCGCACAGAACTGCTACAAAGTGACCAATGGGGCCTTCACTGGGGAAATCAG ccCTGGCATGATCAAAGACTTAGGAGCCACCTGGGTCGTGCTGGGGCACTCAGAAAGAAGACATGTCTTTGGAGAATCAGATGAG CTGATTGGCCAGAAAGTGAGCCACGCCCTAGCAGAGGGACTCGGGGTGATCGCCTGCATCGGGGAGAAGCTAGACGAAAGGGAAGCCGGCATCACCGAGAAGGTCGTGTTCGAGCAAACCAAGGTCATCGCAG ATAATGTGAAAGACTGGAGCAAGGTGGTCCTGGCCTATGAACCTGTGTGGGCCATTGGGACTGGCAAGACGGCAACCCCTCAGCAG GCACAGGAAGTACACGAGAAGCTCCGGGGATGGCTGAAATCCAATGTCAATGATGGGGTGGCTCAGAGCACCCGGATCATTTATGGAG GTTCTGTGACTGGAGCAACCTGCAAAGAGCTGGCAAGCCAGCCTGACGTGGACGGCTTCCTTGTGGGTGGCGCATCTCTCAAGCCTGAATTTGTGGACATCATCAATGCCAAACAATGA